Proteins found in one Streptomyces sp. CB09001 genomic segment:
- a CDS encoding HipA family kinase: MLREVLATRYITPLREGGSLPGLVEADDLGTYVLKFTGAGQGRKTLVAEVVCGELARRLGFRVPPLVTVGLDPVLGLGEPDQQVQELLKSSGGTNLGMGFLSGALGFDPLAFEVSGEEAGRIVWFDALVNNVDRSWRNPNLLCLRGETWLIDHGATMIWHHNWPGAEASAARPYDATDHALARFAPDVRSAAAALAPLVTEELLAEVTAEIPDVWLRDEPGFAAPDDLRRAYAGPLLARAATIHERVKGVR; encoded by the coding sequence GTGTTGAGAGAGGTCCTCGCGACCCGCTACATCACGCCGTTGCGTGAGGGCGGCTCGCTGCCGGGACTCGTCGAGGCCGACGACCTCGGCACGTACGTCCTGAAGTTCACCGGCGCGGGGCAGGGCCGCAAGACGCTCGTCGCCGAGGTGGTCTGCGGCGAACTCGCCCGCAGGCTCGGCTTCAGGGTGCCGCCGCTCGTGACCGTCGGCCTCGATCCGGTGCTCGGGCTCGGCGAGCCCGACCAGCAGGTGCAGGAACTGCTCAAGTCCAGCGGCGGCACCAACCTCGGCATGGGCTTCCTCTCCGGCGCGCTCGGCTTCGACCCGCTCGCCTTCGAGGTGAGCGGGGAGGAGGCCGGACGGATCGTCTGGTTCGACGCGCTGGTCAACAACGTCGACCGCTCCTGGCGCAACCCCAACCTGCTGTGCCTGCGCGGCGAGACGTGGCTGATCGACCACGGCGCCACCATGATCTGGCACCACAACTGGCCCGGCGCCGAGGCATCCGCCGCCCGCCCCTACGACGCCACCGACCACGCCCTCGCGCGTTTCGCGCCGGACGTCCGCTCGGCCGCCGCCGCGCTCGCACCGCTGGTCACCGAGGAACTCCTCGCCGAGGTCACCGCCGAGATCCCGGACGTCTGGCTGCGGGACGAACCCGGCTTCGCCGCACCCGACGACCTGCGTCGCGCCTACGCAGGGCCGCTGCTCGCGCGGGCCGCCACGATCCACGAACGTGTCAAGGGGGTGCGGTGA